GATGGCCCGGATCATGTACGACATGTCCGCCAACGGTCAGTCGGGCGCCGCCCCACCCAACCCCGAGTCGTTCGAACGCTATCGCGCCGCCATCATCGAATTCGTGGGCCGCTACTGGGGCCAGCGCCTGGGCGAGGTCCAGGTGGGCAAGGTGCTGCTGGATATGCTGGGCATCCTGCGCCGCCACCGCGTGCGCGTGAACCCCAGCTTTACCATCGTCAACATCGCCATCGCCGTTACGGAAGGCATCGGCAAGCAGCTTGATCCGGAGCTAGATTTGATGGCCGAGGCGCTGCCCTATTTCCTGGCGCACCCGGTGGCCAGCTAGACGCGCGCCGACGACCTTCGCCGTGACAGTTTTCGCGGGATTACCCTGGCCTTGCTGCCAGATCAGAAGACCCGTAATATGCGGCCCTTAGCCTTGGTCCTATGACACGGAAGTCGTGGAGGCTATGGAGCAAGCGCGGATCCCCGATCGGTACAAGCTCCTCCAGGAGGTAGGACAAGGAGGCATGGCGATCGTGTATCGAGCGTCTGACAGCACGCTCAAGCGCGAGGTGGCGATCAAGATCCTGCACCAGCATTTGTCGGCGGAGCCCGAATCGAAAGCGCGCCTGGAACGCGAGGCGCAAGCGGTGGCGAAGCTGCGCCACGAGAACATTCTGGAGATCTTCGACTACTCGGGCACCGATTCGCATAGCTCGTACATCGTTACGGAGTTCATCGACGGACCGACGCTGAAGCAGTGGCTGAACGACCACGCCATCGCCCATCCGGAAGTAGCGGCGCTGATCGCCGCCGAAGTGGGCGGCGCCCTGGTGCACGCCCACGGTGCCGGCATCATCCACCGCGACATCAAGCCCGAGAACGTGATGATCCGAAAAGATGGGCTGCTGAAGCTAATGGACTTTGGCATCGCCCAGGTGGTCGACCTGCAGCGCATGACCGTGACCGGACAACTGCTGGGATCGCCGGCGTACATGGCGCCAGAGCTTATCGAAGGCAAGCCGCTCGACTTTCGCACCGACGTGTTTTCGATCGGGATCATGCTGTACCAGCTGGCCACGGGTCGCCTGCCGTTTTCGGGGAAGAACCCGCACGAGGTCTTGCGCCGCATCGGTGAGGGGCGCTTTCCCGATCCGCGCACCATCAACCGGCAGATAGGCGACGGCCTCAACCGCATCATCGCGCACGCCCTGGCCCGCAACCCCGACGATCGCTACGCCACCGTCGGGTTGTTGACCGCCGATCTGGCCGAATATCTGGGTGACGCCGGCCTCACCGACGTGCGGTCCGAGCTGCGGGCGTATTTTGCCGATCCGGCCGCCTTCGAACGCACCCTGCCCGATCGCATGGCCGGCGCGCTGGTTGTCGCCGCTGATCGACAGCTTGAGGAAGGGCGCTCGGCACGGGCGATGGAATTGTGGAACCGTGTGCTGGCCTTCAATCCACAGCACCCCGCCGTGTTGACGGCGCTAAAGCGCCTGGAGGGCCGCACCCGACTCAAGCACGCCGCCTTGGTCACCGCCATCGTGGGCGGCATCGCCGGAATGATCTGGGGCATCGCCCGCGTGCAGCCGGCGCCCGAGCCGCGACCAGCGCCGCCCATCGCCGCGTCGCCGACGCCGACCCCGACCCCGACGCCAAGCCTTGCCGAGAAAGCCGGCGCTACGCCGGTGGCGGCGCCGACGCCCCCGCCGCCCGTCGCCGCCGAAAGACGACCTGAGCCGCATCCCCGACCCATGCATGTCGGTCTCCCGGCAAAAGCGCCGGCAAACTCCGCGGAAGAAGCGACGGCGGCCGCCGGCGGCACCCGCACCTTTGTCCTTGGCCCGACGCCTCAGAACGTGGACGTTTACCTCGATGGTCAGCGGCAGTTCGCTTACGACCCCGACCACCAGAGCTTGTCCGTCCCGTGGACCGGCAACCATGTGATCGAATTCCGCAGCCCCTCTGATTGTTGCTTCGTCGAGAGGATCGAGGTCGGCCCCGACCGCCCCGCACCGCCCGACAACGTCCTTGCTCGCCGGTTGAAGTGGCGCCCGGCGCGCTTGCTGATCACCACTGATCCGCCGCTGCCCAACGCGCGCATCATGATCAAAGACCTGGTCCACGGCGGCAAGGCCACGCCCGCGGCGGCCGGCGAGGACGTGGCGGTACCATTTTTGGCCACCGACGAGCCCAGCAAAGAGATCGAAGTCGGGGTCGAGACCGGAGACAGCTTCACGTCCGATCGGGTGACGGTGCGAGCCGGGCAGCGCCTGACCCACGTGGTGAAAGTCAGGGCCGGCAACTAGTGTCGTTCGCTGTTTTGGTCCTTTCGGCGCTGATGGCTCTGGCGCCGCCGTCGCAAGAGTTCGACCGCGGCCGCGTCGCCTTCGGCCGCGGCGAATACCAGCGGGCGATCCAGATTCTAAAACCGCTGCTCTATCCCGACGTGCGGCTCGAGACCGAGGGCGAGGTGGTGCAGGCACACCGCATGCTGGGCGTGGCCAACCTGTTCGAAAGCCGCCCCGCCGACGCCAAATCCGAGTTTCGTAAGCTCCTGGAGCTCCGTCCAGACTATCGGTTCGATCCGCTGCTGGATCCGCCGCGGGTGGTGGATTTCTTCAATGGCGTCCTCAAGGACGAAGAAGAGGAGATCGCCACCCTCGAGGCCAAGCGCCGGAAGCAAGAGGCCGAGCTGGCCGCGCAGCGCCGCGAGGAAGCCGAGCGCCTGCGCGTCGCCAGCGCCAAGGTCGTGTTGTACGAACGCCATTCCTACCTGATGAACTTCGTACCGTTCGGGGCGGGGCAATTTCAAAACGGTCAGCGCCGCAAAGGGTGGTTGTTCGCCAGCGCCGAGGCTGGATTGGGGGCCATTTCGGTTTCTGCCTTTGTGGTCAACTTCGCCTACTACGGCGTGCGGCCGCAGCGGCACTGCCTGACCCCGCAGAACACCGACGTGGGCGGGCTGTCGACGCCGTGTCCGATGCCCGACGTCGACCACTCGCAGGAGGACCTGTCACGCGATCTTCTGCGCGTTCAACTGGCCAGCGGCGCGCTGTTCTTCGCCGCCGCCATCTGGGGCGCTGTCGACGCCATCCGCCACTATCAAGAGCGCGAGCTGCTGGAGGGCGACGCCATCCCGGCAGGCACCGGCCCCGCCGCTGCCAGACCGCAGGCAGCCCGCTTGCGCCTCGACCCGGGAATTCCCTCCGCACCCCTGGGCTTTGGGCTCGCGGGAGCGTTTTAACCAGGAGAAAGACGAGAGTCACATGGCGACGCTACGCATGCAGATGCCCGGCAAGGGCGTGAAGGTCTATCATATTTACAAAAAAATTACATCGCTTGGCCGCAGCGAAGAAGCGGACATCACCCTCCCCGACCCGCTGCTGGCCGAGAGCCACGCCCACATTCACTTTGACGGGCGCGACTTCAACATCGCCACCACCGACCGCGATGCCGAGCTGTACGTCAACGGCCGCAAGCGCAACAAGCACCGGTTGACCCACGAGGATCGCATCCGCCTGGGGTTCATCGAGCTCGAGTTCTCGCTTTACGACGAGCCGGTCACCGACGAGTCGGCGGCCCGCACCATGGCCGAGCTGAACTCGTACAAGAAGCTGCTCGAGTTCTCGCAGAAACTCATGGCCAGCTACGAGCTGCCCACGCTGCTGGAACAGCTCCTCGACGTGATGATCCAGGTCAGCAACGCCGACAAGGGCTTCCTGGTGCTGATGGAATCGGGCGAGCCGGTGGTGAAGGTGGCGCGCAACCTCCGCCGCGAGACCATCAGCGACGCCGTCAGCCAGCTGTCCGATTCCATCCTGGCCAGGGTGGTGAAAAGCCGGAAGGCGCTGATCATCAGCGATGCGCTGTCGGACAGCGAGTTCAAAAATTCGCTGTCGGTGGTGAATCTGAAACTGACCTCGGTGATGTGCGTGCCGCTCTTGGAACGCGGGAACATGCTGGGGATCATCTACGTAGGCAACGACAACGTGGCCCAGCTGTTCGAGGAGACGCACCTGGAAGTGCTGACCATCTTTGCTTCGCAGGCGTCGCTGTTGATCCGCAATGCCTTGCTGGTGAACGAACTGCAACTGGATAACCGGTCGCTGCAGGAACGGATGGAGCGCATGCGGTTTGGCGAGATTCTGGGTTCGTCGCCGCCCATGCAGGAGGTGTTTCGCAAGGTGCAGAAGGTGGCAGCGACGGACATCTCCGTGCTGGTCACCGGTGAGACCGGCACCGGCAAGGAGCTCATCGCCCGCGAGCTGCACAACCGCTCGACCCGCGCCAAGGGGCCCTTCGTCACCATCAACTGCGGCGCCATCCCGGAGAACCTGCTGGAGTCGGAGTTGTTCGGCCATGTCCGCGGCGCCTTCACCGGCGCGGTCAGCAACAAGCTTGGCCGCTTTCAGGCCGCCGACCGCGGCACCCTGTTCCTGGACGAGATCGGCGAGATGCCGCTGTCCTTGCAGGTGAAGATCCTGCGCGCGTTGCAAGAGCGAGTGGTGGTGCGCGTGGGCGACACCAACGCCGAGCCGATCGACATCCGCATCATCGCCGCCACCAACCGCGACCTGGAAGCAGAGATCAAGACCGGACGTTTTCGCGAGGATCTCTACTACCGTTTGAACGTCGTCCACCTGCACCTGCCGCCGCTGCGCGATCGCGGCGACGACATCGTGGTGCTGGCCCGCTACATGGTCGGGCGCTACTCGCCGGAATACGGCGGCAAGGTCCGCGGCCTCACCCCGAACGCCATCGCCGCCATCAAACGCCACCGCTGGCCCGGCAATATTCGCGAGCTGGAAAACCGGGTAAAAAAAGCCGTGGTTCTGGCCGACAAGGCGCTGCTTGGTCCCGAAGATCTGGATCTTTTGCCCGACGATCTGCCGCCGATCTTGCCTTTGCTGGAAGCGAAGGAAAAATTTCAGCGCGACTATATCAACGAGGTGCTGCTGCTGAACGCCGGCAACCGCACCAAGACCGCCCGCGACCTAGGCGTCGATCCGCGTACCATCTTCCGCCACCTCGAAAAAGAAGAAGGCGGCGATGGCGCCCCCGATCCCGAGCCGTCGCCCGCGACGGCGAAGGAGCCGCTGTAGGAGGCGCGCCTTCGCGCCGCCAAACGTCCCGGTCACCGCGCAATCCTGAGAAAAATCCTGACACCAATGTCCGAGTCCGCCGCGCTCGCCCCACGGAAATGACGCCGAAACCAGCACTTTTGGCCGTGGCACGCCCCGTGCTTTGTGGTTGGTTTTCGATCTTCGCAGCCCACGTGCGCTGCCGGGTTGCCGTGACCGTACTTTTGCTTTCGCTGCCCTGCGCTTGTGTTGTTCCGCTGGCTCCCGACTTTCAGGATCCGCCAGCCGCGCAGAACTTCGCCCCGGTCATCACCGATAGTTTTCCCGACGACGGCGCGGTGGTGACCGCGACGATGGTTCCCACGATGTTTCGAGTCACGGTCAAGGATCCGAACCTGAACGACAAGCTGCACGTCCGCTGGATCGCCGACTACCCGCCGTTTTCGGCCAATAGCCGCCGGCTCCTCGATCGGGACATCCCGCCCTCGAACGCCGCCACGCCGCAATCGACCGATGTCAGCATCACTATCGATTGCCTGACCTCGACGCTCGCGCTCGGCCTCACCCAGCACCAAATCATGGTGTTCATCGCCGACCGGGATTTTCTTCCCGGCGACAATCAGCCGCTGGATCGCAAGTTGACCGCGCTGCCCGACACCGCGGGACACGCCGAGGCACACTGGATCCTAAACCTGGAGTGCAAGTGACCAGCGCGCGTACAAGCGGACCGCCCGCCGCCGCGCTGATCGGCGCCTGGCTGGTGGCCACCGCTGGCTGCGCCGCACCGAGCACCACCGCGTCCGGCTGTCAGAAAGACACGCAGTGCCCGACGAATCAAGCCTGCATGGCCAGCACGTGCATCGCTCGCGAAGCGCCCACCGGCACCTTTTCGGTCGAACTGGTTCCCACCAGCGACGCCAACGCCGCCATAACCCAGATCAACGGCGTCACCTTCGACGGCAGCTCGGCGGCGTGGACCGCCCGACCGGAGGTGACGATCACCGGCGGCCTGGGCCTGGACGCCACTCTTGTTGGATCATCGCACGTGATCGCCACCCTGCCCTCAGCCATTCCCGGCCTTGCCGATCTCCAGTTCGAAAGCGAATGGCCGGCGGGCACCAAGAACACGCCGACGCAGTTCATGCTCAGCGTCCCTGACAGCGTGCTAGGCGCCAGCGCGCAAGTCGACGTGCTGCCCACGCCGCCCGATGATCGCAAGCAGGCGCCCATTTCGCTGCAAACCAAGCTGGCCACCACGCTGTGGCTGACGTTCCCCGCCGACGCGCTGACCGTGCACGGGCGACTGGTGTCGGCGATCAAGAACGGACGCGATGGATTCCTGGCCCGCGCGCTTCAAGGCGCCACCGTCATCAGCAACGTGGCCGAGACCCAATCCGGCGGCGTCTTCAGCTTGACCATTCCCACCGGAAACATCTCCAGCGATCCAACCGCCGCCATCACCGTCGAACTGTCGCCCAGCGACGACCAATCCGCCGATCCCCGTTTCACCTCGCACGCCGTCACGTTGACCAGCAACACCGATCTGGGCGACGTGCACTTGCCCGCCTATGGACAGCCGAACGTCTTTCGCTTCGAGGTGCACGGCGACAGCTCGACCGGCGATTCGATCGGCAACGCCGTGGTGCATGCCCACGCGTCGATCGACGGCAGCACGGACGGCTCGGCCGACTACACGCGCAGCGGACCGACGAACATGCAGGGCGTCGCCGATCTGTCGTTGCTGCCCGGCACCGCCGACACCTTGAGGCCCTATGACATCACCGTGGTCCCTCCGGCCGATTCCAAGTTCGGTGTGGTGTGCCTGCCGGCGTTCCCGCTGGCCGCCGGCGGTACCGCCGCCGCGCCAGCCCTGGCGAGCAAGGTGGTGCTCCCGCGCCGCGCGGTCGTCAGCGGCACAATCATCGACGCCAACCAGGCGCCGGTGGTCGGAATGACCATCGTCGCCACGCGCACCGACGTCAGCGCCAGCGGCGCCTGCTCGACGGCGGTGGCCGTGCCCAGCAGCATCACCAGCCGTCAAAGCGGCCAGTACCAGTTATTGCTGGATCCCGGCACCTACACCATCGACTATGACCCGCCGGCGGGCGCCGCCGTGCCACGCCTGACCGAGTCGGCGGTGCCGGTGGCTGGCGATGCCGAACGCAACGTCACCTTGCCGGCCGCCACGCTGGTCGAGGGCGTGGTGCAGGGCGTGGCCGGCGATACCTTGGCGTCGGTGTTGATTCACCTTTACCGCGTAAGGTGCAGTGCGATCGACCAACAACCCTGCAGCGGCCCCAATCGGTTGCCTCCGCTGCTGCGCGCGATCGCCCACACCGACAATACCGGCGCATTCCGGATGGTGGTGCCGCAGGGCAGCGGTTACTGACACCATTGTCTACCGAACGGTCCCCGCCCCGCAGGTTTTCGCCTACAATACCGGAATTGCTTCGAGGCTCACCCCATGACCAAGAACGAATGCTCCGCTCTGTTTCTGGCTTTTGTCACGGTCGCGTACCTCGGCTGCGGGCGCGATGCGCTCGACGACGGGTTCCCCACCACCAACATCGGTGACGGCACCGGTGGCAGCAACGGAACGGCTGGACAGTCGGGCGCTACCGGTGGGAAGCCGGGGACGGGCGGCGTTACCGGCAACGGCGGCGCGGCCGGTGGATCGATCGGAAGCGGGGGGCGCCCAGGCTCCGGTGGCGCGATCGGCGGATCGATCGGAAGTGGTGGACGTTCGGGCTCCGGCGGCGTGCCCGGCAGCGGGGGCAGCGGCGCCAGTGGCGGGAGCGTCGGCACCGGCGGCAAACCCGGAAGCGCCGGCGCACCCGGCGGTGGCGGCATCGCCTGCGGAACGATGACCTGTCAGCCAAGCACGCAGGCGTGTTGTCTGCAGATGAACAACGGCACGCGTTCCGATACCTGCATCAAAGCGGGCGCCGTTTGCCCGGGTGGCCCCAGCATCGGATGTCTGGGCGGCGATTGCGGCACGGGCAACATCTGCTGCGCGTCTTTGATCGGACTCACCACCGTGTGCACAGCGCCCCAACAGTGCGCGAATGGTCTGTCGGCCGTGCTCTGCGGCACCGACAGCGATTGTCCGGCGGCCCGCAGCCATTGCTGTCAAGCCGCCGGGATCAGCACCTGTGGCGCGGTCGCGTGCGGCGGCGGTGGGCCGGGTGGTGGCGGATCCGGAGGGCGCGGCAACAACAACCAGCCGGTTCCGCCCCCGCGCCCCTGAGCAAACGAAGGCGATCGCCGCAACCGCCACAGCGATTGTCCGTCAGTTCACGCTGACCAGCTCGGCTCCGTCACGCCCGCACAGCGTTGCGTCCGCTTCGTAGTGCGCGGCGCAATGCGGACAGATCTTGGCGGCGCCGCGTGTCACCCTGCCGCCACGCCCCCCTCGTCGATCGCCCTCCGTCACGGCCGTCGACGCCGACACCAGCTCTTCGGCGTCGAATGGACAGAACCGTTTGTCCGCCTCATAAAGGCGGGCGCAACGCGGACATTGCGTTCCCAGCGTAGGCCCGCCGATCGCCGCCCCACCGACGGGAACCAGCGCGCGCGCGTCGTGCGGACAATAGCGCAACCCCGACGGATATTGATGGCCGCACGCAGGACATATCTGGCCCGACGCGGGCGGCGCCGCCTTCGCCGGCGTCACCGCGGGGGACCTCTTCGCTGGCTGGCCCGCCACCGGTCGCGCCGCCTCCCACCGACGACGGATCACCGCCACGACCACCGCCGACGCCAGGACCGCCACCACCAAAAAGAGGACGAATTGAATCGGCATCGATCTCGCCTGGGCCTTTTACCCTAACAAGACGCCGGCGATTCGGACATTGTTCCGTCCGGTCGCGCGGGCAGCTGGCGGCTGGCGCTCACTTTTTGTGCCGCTTCTTTTCGTTCAAGGGCGCCGCCACACCCAACGACAATTTCGCTTCGGCTTGATCGACCGCTTGCTTGATGGCGTCCTTGATGCCATCGCGAACCGCGGCCGCCCCTTCGGTCTCGGCCTCGCGCTCGGTCACCTCTGACTCCACCCCGGACTCGCCGTAACCGCTGAACGCCAGCTTCGCGCCCGGGATCGCCGTTCCGAAAACCGTCAAACGCACGTTCACCGCCAGTCGGCGCAGGTGGCCGCCTGGGTTGGGCTCTTTCAGTTCGCGCTTGAGCTGCTCCAGCCGCAAGGTCACGTCGAAGCCGCGTAGGCCCCGTTTCTTCAGTTCGGCCACCAGGGCTTCGTCGTCGCCGCCCGGCACGTCCGACGCCCATTTCGGCCGCGACGACAGTTCGGCCCGCAAGGCTTCGGCAGCGAAAGTCTTCAGCGCGGCGTCGACGTCGTCGGGCGCCTTCACCGGCCCAACCCGGAAATAGTATTTGGCGGCGGCAAACGCCCCGTCCCCACCGGCCATCGCCAGCAGCATGGCTGCCGTCGCCGCGCAGACCAGCCCCCGAAGTGCACCCGATCGCATCTGAGCGCGTGCCCAAGACATGGTCCTGTATACTGCGCCGAAATGACCGGCGGGCCCAGGGCCAATCGAGACGACCGAACTTCCCTCGTGATCGGTGTCGGCATGGCAGCGCTGATTGTCATCGGTGTGGCCAGTGTCTTTGGCGACGGCATCGGGGCCGCGTTTGCTCCGGCGGGCGCGTCGTCCATGGGGGCGCGCGCCGCTGATTCGACCGTCACACCGCCCGCATCGTCGGTGGGCGTTGCCGTCGATGCGGGGGGGACCAAGTCTTGACCGCGCAGACGGCGCGGCATAACGTCCTCCCGCCGAACGCGGCGCCAACCCTCGCCGAGGCTTCATGATCAAGCTGACGATCACCGAAAAAGGGGGCGAACCCCGATCCTTGACGTTCGACAAAGACGAAGTGTCAATCGGCCGCGTCTCCGGCAATGACATCGTCCTGCCCAAAGGCAACATCTCGAAGCGACACTCGCGATTGATTATCAAAGACGGGACATTCGAACTGA
This portion of the Polyangia bacterium genome encodes:
- a CDS encoding zinc ribbon domain-containing protein, which codes for MPIQFVLFLVVAVLASAVVVAVIRRRWEAARPVAGQPAKRSPAVTPAKAAPPASGQICPACGHQYPSGLRYCPHDARALVPVGGAAIGGPTLGTQCPRCARLYEADKRFCPFDAEELVSASTAVTEGDRRGGRGGRVTRGAAKICPHCAAHYEADATLCGRDGAELVSVN
- a CDS encoding carboxypeptidase-like regulatory domain-containing protein gives rise to the protein MTSARTSGPPAAALIGAWLVATAGCAAPSTTASGCQKDTQCPTNQACMASTCIAREAPTGTFSVELVPTSDANAAITQINGVTFDGSSAAWTARPEVTITGGLGLDATLVGSSHVIATLPSAIPGLADLQFESEWPAGTKNTPTQFMLSVPDSVLGASAQVDVLPTPPDDRKQAPISLQTKLATTLWLTFPADALTVHGRLVSAIKNGRDGFLARALQGATVISNVAETQSGGVFSLTIPTGNISSDPTAAITVELSPSDDQSADPRFTSHAVTLTSNTDLGDVHLPAYGQPNVFRFEVHGDSSTGDSIGNAVVHAHASIDGSTDGSADYTRSGPTNMQGVADLSLLPGTADTLRPYDITVVPPADSKFGVVCLPAFPLAAGGTAAAPALASKVVLPRRAVVSGTIIDANQAPVVGMTIVATRTDVSASGACSTAVAVPSSITSRQSGQYQLLLDPGTYTIDYDPPAGAAVPRLTESAVPVAGDAERNVTLPAATLVEGVVQGVAGDTLASVLIHLYRVRCSAIDQQPCSGPNRLPPLLRAIAHTDNTGAFRMVVPQGSGY
- a CDS encoding serine/threonine-protein kinase; translation: MEQARIPDRYKLLQEVGQGGMAIVYRASDSTLKREVAIKILHQHLSAEPESKARLEREAQAVAKLRHENILEIFDYSGTDSHSSYIVTEFIDGPTLKQWLNDHAIAHPEVAALIAAEVGGALVHAHGAGIIHRDIKPENVMIRKDGLLKLMDFGIAQVVDLQRMTVTGQLLGSPAYMAPELIEGKPLDFRTDVFSIGIMLYQLATGRLPFSGKNPHEVLRRIGEGRFPDPRTINRQIGDGLNRIIAHALARNPDDRYATVGLLTADLAEYLGDAGLTDVRSELRAYFADPAAFERTLPDRMAGALVVAADRQLEEGRSARAMELWNRVLAFNPQHPAVLTALKRLEGRTRLKHAALVTAIVGGIAGMIWGIARVQPAPEPRPAPPIAASPTPTPTPTPSLAEKAGATPVAAPTPPPPVAAERRPEPHPRPMHVGLPAKAPANSAEEATAAAGGTRTFVLGPTPQNVDVYLDGQRQFAYDPDHQSLSVPWTGNHVIEFRSPSDCCFVERIEVGPDRPAPPDNVLARRLKWRPARLLITTDPPLPNARIMIKDLVHGGKATPAAAGEDVAVPFLATDEPSKEIEVGVETGDSFTSDRVTVRAGQRLTHVVKVRAGN
- a CDS encoding sigma 54-interacting transcriptional regulator, whose translation is MATLRMQMPGKGVKVYHIYKKITSLGRSEEADITLPDPLLAESHAHIHFDGRDFNIATTDRDAELYVNGRKRNKHRLTHEDRIRLGFIELEFSLYDEPVTDESAARTMAELNSYKKLLEFSQKLMASYELPTLLEQLLDVMIQVSNADKGFLVLMESGEPVVKVARNLRRETISDAVSQLSDSILARVVKSRKALIISDALSDSEFKNSLSVVNLKLTSVMCVPLLERGNMLGIIYVGNDNVAQLFEETHLEVLTIFASQASLLIRNALLVNELQLDNRSLQERMERMRFGEILGSSPPMQEVFRKVQKVAATDISVLVTGETGTGKELIARELHNRSTRAKGPFVTINCGAIPENLLESELFGHVRGAFTGAVSNKLGRFQAADRGTLFLDEIGEMPLSLQVKILRALQERVVVRVGDTNAEPIDIRIIAATNRDLEAEIKTGRFREDLYYRLNVVHLHLPPLRDRGDDIVVLARYMVGRYSPEYGGKVRGLTPNAIAAIKRHRWPGNIRELENRVKKAVVLADKALLGPEDLDLLPDDLPPILPLLEAKEKFQRDYINEVLLLNAGNRTKTARDLGVDPRTIFRHLEKEEGGDGAPDPEPSPATAKEPL